gacagcatggtgtcttttgaatactttttattcttgaaagattgcttatgattggcaaaacgttttttccattcaccctctgttatgccaatatattgtttatcaggtacattcttagaggaaacaacacgtttatataccacattttttgataaacaacttccactcattggacaattgattttttgtttacaattacaattttctgtagttttttcatttaggatttcttttttgtttaacaaagccttattgtgaccttttataattctttccatattttttgtgcaactgtagctaactttaattgtacttcgattaaaaattttatgtagtttATTAGATCGCGGGAAATGCTTatcaaccaattttaaaaacacttttcctatgttagtagaaacatttttgctatatggggggttgaaccaaattacatttctagttctatttcgtttttttgtattctttttttcagggtcaaattttagttcaaaattttcaaaaccacttttttttagGGCATCTTCAAATATTCGTTTAGaggaattgaatacatttttatttgaggagttttggtttagtctgttattaattgaaatcggGATTTGTTTTAGAACTTGGGGTGGATGGTTAGAgttaatgttaatatataatagttcatcgtttggttttttgaaaggcttaTATGAATTTTCTGAGAGGTTAAATGTAACATCAAGaaaattcacaatttttaaatttatgtttatttcgatttgaaagccaatatttttaaaaattatttttataacatcttttctaattttgtcgagctgtggaccagattttccacgcattactattaaaccatCGTCGCGGTAAAGGCCTAAAtcttttatattgattattttacttaacaaatctaaaatatatagtcCATAAAAGTCCTAAAACATATAGACCTCTCTGAAAATTCATAtaagcctttcaaaaaaccaaacgatgaactattatatattaacattaacTCTAACCATCCACCCCAAGTTCTAAAACAAATCccgatttcaattaataacagactaaaccaaaactcctcaaataaaaatgtattcaattcctCTAAACGAATATTTGAAGATGCCctaaaaaaaagtggttttgaaaattttgaactaaaatttgaccctgaaaaaaagaatacaaaaaaacgaaatagaactagaaatgtaatttggttcaaccccccatatagcaaaaatgtttctactaacataggaaaagtgtttttaaaattggttgatAAGCATTTCCCGCGATCTAATaaactacataaaatttttaatcgaagtacaattaaagttagctacagttgcacaaaaaatatggaaagaattataaaaggtcacaataaggctttgttaaacaaaaaagaaatcctaaatgaaaaaactacagaaaattgtaattgtaaacaaaaaatcaattgtccaatgagtggaagttgtttatcaaaaaatgtggtatataaacgtgttgtttcctctaagaatgtacctgataaacaatatattggcataacagagggtgaatggaaaaaacgttttgccaatcataagcaatctttcaagaataaaaagtattcaaaagacaccatgctgtcaaaatatatatgggaattaaaagaaaaaaatattgatgattttatactgaattggtCTATCCTAAAAACAGcgcctgcatataacaatatttccaaaaaatgcatactatgcctacaagaaaaatttgaaataattacacatgcaaaTCAAGAATGCTTATTAAACAAAAGATcggaattaatttctaaatgtaggcacgaaaataagtttctcctaaaaaactataaaaataaatgagttcaaataatatttacattaactaccctttttaaaaaaacatttaaaaaaaatagcataagtaatcatttctaaagaattctttttataatagtgtcagcaaattccaccaatgtgtgaaaatttacagtagtaAAGACATTTGcaacttcctgtaatttaattttggtataaattgaagttttattaatttgatcatccATGTCTGATGaatctttgttgatgaaacacagtgttaaatggaaaaaatttttgttaagtgattttctactactaatataattgctctgttcttttaagaacattgagcactctattgtgtagaatactttttaaagttgtttaaatatatatatatatatatatatatatatatatatataaatatatatatatatatatatatatatatatatatatatatatatatatatatatatatatatatatatatatattatatatatatatatatatatatatatatatatatatatatatatatatatatatatatatatatatatatatatatatatatatcccagtgGGAATGCGTCGTCCGAAAGACGTCTAGAGGGCGGTAAAATTCAGTCCGTCCATGGTTAGAATGGTACATCCAACGGACGACTTACAGAAGTCAGTTTCACACAGtttaaactttatgaaataGACGTCCATAAGACGTCCCTTGGACTTCGTTGTAGATATATGAAACATACCATCCGTCGATTAAAAATAGAAAGGCTTTGGTTCAAGTGATTTAAAAGTTCGCGGTCGCCATACTGTATTGTAAAGAAACCGAGCATTTATTAACATCACGTATTTAATTTCGTAtttattggttattttttagtttaatttacgTAGAATTCAATCCTCGATCTCATGATATCTATAAAATCatttgttctatatatatatatatatatatatatatatatatatatatatatatatatatatatatatatatatatatatatatatatatatatatatatatataaataggggCGGATACAGCGTTTTCTGGTGTTCGAGATATCTAACTTCCAGACACGGAGCAAACTCTAAACATtgatatgtttatacttatatcaaataaggatactttgcaaaaaattgcgatgattggagcctgggaacaaaaaagccccaaaattttcgCCCACTGTCCTAAAAGTGAGAGATTTAATTAGACTAATATTCATTgagaagtttaaagtttaatagtaGATTTTctaagcgttcaaaaattataaacatataaaatttgcaaccccctcaaattgagggggtttaCACTTTATATGGTCTTATTTTTTGAAcggtaaaatattttactatgaaatttaaaatttatcgatgaatttAAGTCTAGTCAAGAataatacaaaaactatttcGTATATATGGAAAATACCCCCCTGCCTTAAACGTGGAAGCAACTTGTTGCTTAAAGCTTCATCGACACCTGCTGGGTATGTCGATGTCCACACCTGCTGCGGATGTCGATATCATTTTATTCGTTATGACTATACTAcagatttaatattaatttcaattttggtTGTTAgtgattaaagtttttttttacttttagtttcaTCAACATCTGCCATGGTTGGTACGTTTAAAAGCTATTACTTTTTAATCTCTGTATTAATTTAATGcctaaatcaaatatttttttggttgattgacatcctttttttacctttagttATATCTACATCTATTACAAgtagtaagtttaaaaactaattatttttcagCAGCGCTTTGATTTACCCAAATAGTTCATTtactttgttaattaaattttgagctGCATCTACATCTGCTTAGTCCcgatttcattttatttttgttgcgtacatctttttttaacttttatttcctGCAGCACAATTTTCTTGAGGAAAATGTATAAATtgaaatgtttcttttttgattgttttttgtttttgataaactttattgcttatttacattttataaaaatattctattttaaataaacaaattctaaatagaaaattttaattttttaagaaccgcaagttttgtggcttgcaattaggtacagcaagttttgtggctcacaaatttttttaatagacggctctggcttaccttcacatggtgtctatcgttaaaaatgaataactttaattcataaatgaatttcaaaacataaatcatttactaaaaccCACGACTATAgctaattacttttttttattctaaaagacttgttgtttttgtgttgtttttttttaggttggagtGGGTAGCCTTCCTTTTACATGACAAAATGGATATTCTGAAACATCTTGTAATGtggtaaaattgtttttatactattttatctgtgtttaaaaagtgtttttaaacattttttgataaattctcattaaattttttttaggtacggGTGCGGAAGGGGGCGGCTTTCGCCCCCTTTATTGAAGGCAATTCCAATAGTTACTATTTTCCCAagtatcaaaatatatttttcattttttgtactagaattattcgttttagtaaagattgaaaaatttaaaagaatgaaaatttaataaggtGTATTAAACCTTACCCACAACCCAACACCCGACTTTGAGATAGACTGTAATACTTGCTAGTTATgtggaataaaataataacaacttttgtatataaatattcataatttataaaaaacaaacactcttttatgaaaaaaagtgtatttttgtgAGGTGTAGATGGTGGATTAGCACCCTCTCCGGATCCATGGATGCCCCCTTTACTTAAAAGTTAGTTTGAAATTATAGCCCTTTTTTACATCTATattttgataccaagttatagatatttaaataagaattggcaaagttataacaacttatgtgaaaaaaattttttttttttcagtcagCGTACCTAATAACCTAAAAATGATACTTAAtatcatattatataatataatgatgaTTAACTGTAAATGctttacaagaaaataaaaataaaatttttttcaaagtctattttataaatgaaactatactttattttgcaacagtatttgttttttttttcttcattaatttCAACAACTCTTATAGTGCCTAGCAAGTTTATAACAGCTTTTACCActaatatattgtataatattacgcaatttttttttctctccttaaatcaacaaaatataaataacaacattaagaaaaaatctaaaattatttattaatttactttggaAAATTTTCCAGGGTTttaaagttatacatttttttagtattgccaaaaaaaaaatcctcccACTAAAAATCAggtttaaaagttgaagaaaTCGTATTTCAAGCAGgagcttttaaaaattgttaacataaataaaaagcaCTCCCAAAATCAGTTTCTTGACTTAATATTATCGTCATCTTTCTTATAGTTCATCTACAAACAGAAATAGGCCCACTATTCCAAAacaagataaagaaaaaactgcTTTACAGATACagatagttttttttatctgttgaGCAAAATCAGCACTACTTTGCCTACTTTAAATACATCACTGTCTTCACCCAGTTTAATAAGAAGAGAAAATTTTTCAGAAGACCTTCTGTTCCATGCGCTGCTAGCGAAAGCCAGAAATGTTAAATGATAAaacctagtttttttttataatttaattttttttccacagTTCCATAACAATTCTTTGTTTCGAATTACTGCTcagtttttgtgttttaattacCCTAAGtcaaatttacaataatattcgtagtaatatttaagtaattgtagtatttttacttattaactgGCCTTACATTTTGTAACATATATAAAGAAGATAAGTCTggcaataatcaaattaattatGCATATGAgcatttttaatcatttaatctttttttcagaatcttatatgttatgtttatgGAAATAAAGAAATGAGAGGATAATCATATCCagattaaaaatacattagcaTCTCTGATTGATAGTAGTGAACGTGATGCGAATGTTGTAGTGGAAGACATTTTGCCTCATTAGTAGAAGAGTTTAATATAGAGAAagtaaaacttcaaaataaaacctATCGTGATATTAAggtattaaaacttttgtattatTACATGCAACAAATACCTAATTTAAATAACTCTAAGATTAAATACCTTCTGaattaatttatcttaattattttctatgttgataattttatgttgttgaCATTACTATTCTTAGAGGTCTAAGAGTTGGCTGTTTAGTGGTAAAGGTAAAGATTTGCAGATAAATTTAATGCATAGAAGGAGAAAcctaaatatataactatattcaCCATATATATTCATTATCATGTATTAAATggttataaagtaaaataaattttatcagcTAGAACTTGGgtgaaaacttgtttttgaatCGGAAAGTCTTTTTGTTCAAAAGAAATAACTTTCTTTaactaaattagaaattaaaaaacaaaaaatgttataatggaAGCAATAATACCTTACATAGTTGTAAACTTACTTAACAATAGCTTAGATAGTTGTAAGGTATTTTTacatactatttaaaaatgctttgcaTAATATATCAGATATTATTGCCCCCACCTGAAGGTTTTTtctgcatatttttaatttccaatttagtttaaaaaagtcacaGGTACTTTTTGCTGACATCTGAATTCCCTGACTATTCCTCAATAAAGTGCAGTGTTGATAAACATTACCACAAGCTAGAACGGCTTGTGGCAGAAAAACGGCTTGTGGCTTGTAGTGTTCaagatttattttgtaaaggTGTGATACCTGGAAAAAGAGCTTTTTTAAAGACGATGCATTATTACTGCATGCtaggtatttaattttaatatttgctttATGTCCGTAAGATTTAAGGTGCATAGtaattattaaatgaataatgGCAATGGCGGAAGAAACTACAGTCCATTTCTTCATGCTAAAAAGCTTGCTGTGCTTGGAGacacaataaagtttttttgcttctAAATTTAGCatgaaacatttttcatttgcttcagccattcaaATCGTTCATACAAATTAGTGCAACTAACACGAATACTAATTCGTAGTAATAGGTATTGATACTACTAAAACTAATTAGTATTAATGGCCTccataaaattaagtaaaataactgTTTGgctaactaatttaattaagtaaagTTGATAacacaaatcaaaaatttgtaaataagtagatgcatttataaataatataaaattgtataaacatatttaaaaatatacaattttaattacaatttgattatttaagaaaataaagttattgatatatttttattcaaaagtttattatttttatttatagaagcGTTTCTGGATCCTTCAAAAAACTTGACATTGgatataattgattttaatattgGTGACTCAAAAGAGTTACTCGAAATAGGGCTGGAAGCTGGAACAAAGAGGCAAAAAATCctgataaataatatttttaacttattttgctttttacaagttttcggagaaaaacttaataaataatatgagATTATTAATTGTtgtcttatttatataatttttttctctgtaGCGAGAAAGAATTCTAATATGATTAGTTATTAGTTATCATTATTAATGGAAACTAGTATGACCTATTCATAAACCACGGATTTAAACcccaactaaaaaaataaaacttaaataagacGTCCCAAAGACGCCTCAGTGAGTATGATTGTAATaaggacgtccgtaagacgtggGACGTGCGTCCATAGGAAGTCTCATGTGACGTTCTAGTTATGtgtatatttctaaaataagaCGTCCCAAGGACGTCCGTAAAACATTAGACGTGCGTCCATTGGAAGTCTCATGCGACGTCCTAGTATACTATGTTCCCTTGGACGTCTTCCCTTCGTCCAATTGAGACGTCTCCTGGTCCAAAACGAACGTCAATACGGACGTCCCTTTGCCCactgagatatatatatacatatatatatatatatatatatatatatatatatatatatatatatatatatatatatatatatatatatatatatatatatatatatatgtatatatatgtatatatacatatatgtatatatatatatatatatatatatatatatatatatatatatatacatacactacggaaaaaaacacatactgaaactttttagtccctgtgtaataagatataatatatatttaaatatttctcaactgggaggtaatccactgttattCAGGGTGGTAGCCCTCCCGCCATCACAGCAATATAAAGAAAGCACACAATTTAACATTCCTTCATCTTGTGCAAGGTATTatggttaataaaattgatgcaAATGGTTACTCAGCCATTAAAAACTTAGCACCGTCTATCGCACACCTTGATATCTGGATGATGGAGCTCCTTAACATCATTTCAGAACAGAAAGCTACTATCAACCTGCAAgccaaccaaataaaaaaacttgaacagaAATTAGCAGTTATTGAAACCAAAATCAACTCTCAACCAGCCACCCAATCAAGCCCGCACCAGCCATCCTGGAGTAATATTGTCAGAAACAAGCCAAACTCATCGCCACAAATCGGTCAAGTCCTTGTCGAACTAAAGCAAGCAGCTAAACGTgaaaagaatataataatatttggtGTCCCAGAACCAGTGGCCGTAGCAAATGTCACCCAAACACCACCATCAGTGTTACCCTGCATCACAGAGATCCTAAACGTTTTAGGCCTTACCAATGATGATGTTAGTTTCTCCAAGCGTCTTAACACAAAAAAAGCATCAAATTGTCGGCCTATTGTTGTAGAACTCAAGAACATTACTAACAAAAAATTAGCTCTGATAAACTCTCGCAAACTCGCTACACATGAGAATTTCAAGACATACAGAGTCAGTCCTGACTTGTCTCCTGCTGAAAGAGAACTTGAGTACCAACTACGCAAAGACCGCAACATTCGTAATGATAAACTACGTAATGATAACCCTGATGCACCCTTTCACTGGGGCATTCGCGATGGAGCAATCATCAAGATCCGCGGTGCCCTTACTTCTCGCTCCACCCCAACTAACTAGCATTAATCTCAACACCAATCGCTTGCCAATCATCTGTATTACTAATATGCGCTCACTCTGTAACAAAATTgagatttttaatcaatttctcATAGATACCAACATTGACATTGCCTGTTTAACTGAAACCTGGCTTAACCCCAGCGGTAAGCAAATTATTCTTTCTCAAATCAATAATAATTACACTTGCATAAGCACTGAACGTCAAGATCGCATGGGTGGTGGTACtgctatatttataaacaaaaaatactcagataaaatagaaaaaataaaattaactacaGACTACTCGTTTAACTTGGTGCCTAAACAAGAAATCGAACTAACAATCGCTCGTGTGTACCCAAAATTACTCCCCCGAGGATACTCTTCTTGCCTAGTTATATGTGCCTATATCCCGGTTTGGTCTAAAAGTGAGCAGCGCAATGCATCTTATCAACTTGCACAACTCATTGAACCAGCCATAACTCGTTGCACAATCGGAAATAAACCACTAATATTTCTTGCAGGGGATCTAAATGGCTGCCCTACTGACTTTATTTGTCGTTCTCACCAACTCATTCATCTCAACACACACTCCACCAGAAAAACATCTATTCTTGACATCATCTTGACTAATGCCCCTAAATGCTATGTGTCGAATACTCTTCCTAGTTTTAGTAATTCAGATCACCTTGTTGTAGTTAGTCAACCTCCTCTAAATCTCTATAAATCTACTCGCCCGGTTCCCCACAAGGTTGCTTACCGTTCAGGTAGAATTGCTGACACTGTTGCACTGATACGATCTACCAATATTGAAATCTTAGTTGATTCACCGTATGAAATACAAGTTGCTTGCAACAACTTTTATCATTCTATACTCTCTGCCCAAGACATCTGCCAACCTCTAAAATCAACAACGCTCGTTAACCCTAAGCCTTGGATGACACAACTTATTCAAGGCCTTATAAAAGAGCGTCAACAACTCTTTTTCTCCGGGTACAAAGAGTGGAAAGCACTTGCAAATCGAATTAGTACACTAATTACCAAAAGAAAGAGAATCTATAACAGGCGTTTCACTACTGGAAAAACAGATTTTTGGCGTGAAATCAGTCTTGCTGATAAAGGTAAAATCACAACCCCTATCTCTGAGACACTAGCAAACCAATTAAATGATCATTTTCAAAGTGTTTGGACTGGCAACAAACAACCCAGCCTCTCATGCTTCATTGACCGAGAGGCAAACCCGCCTACTACCCCCATTTTTACCCTTAATAACATTGTCAACCAACTCAGCAAACTCAAACCAGGTTCCTCAGGACCAGATGATCTCTCTCCGTTTTTACTCAAATCTGCTCGCTTTGAAATCGCCTCATCACTCTGCATCCTATTCAACCGCCTTATAGAAAACAGTTACCTACCTGACCAATGGAAATCAGCAAACATAACACCGATTCCAAAAATTTCTAACCCACAATCGTCTAATGACTATCGACCAATTTCCATTGCATCCGCAttatgtaaagtttttgaaCGTATTATTACCATATTCATTGTCCATCACACCAAGCACATATGGGTCTCTAACAAACAGTTCAGTTTCCTTCTAGGCCGAAGTACGATGGACGCTACTATTCAAATTATAAAGGACTGGAGTCATGCGAAAGATAACAACAAATCAATTTATGCAATATTCTTTGATTTCGAAAAAGCTTTTGATCTTGTCAGTCATGACAAGTTACTGTTAAAGTTAGTGAACATTCTACCTAGCTGGCTCACCTCTTGGATCGCAGCTTACTTATCTAATCGTCaacaaagaattaaaacaaatgatcACACCACTGACTGGAAATGTATCGAAGCAGGTGTTCTTCAGGGTAGTGTTCTAGGTCCAATCCTGTTCATTCTATTTATTTCCGACATTAACGTCTATCTTCCACCTGAAACCATCCTCGAAAAATATGCTGATGACATACTGACCtatataattaatgataaatttcCTACCAACCTGCCTCAATCCATTGTTGATGGCGTCGCTCTTTGGTCAAAGGTAAATGGAATGAAACTTAATGGCCCGAAATGTAAAATCATAAGAATTATTCCCAGATGCTCCGAAATTCAAGCTTTACCATCCATTCTACTCAATAATACTGAACTTGAAATAGTCAGCAGCCACAAATATCTTGGAATCATGCTCAATGAGAATGTTGATTGGGATGAACAATGGACAAAAGttcacaacaaaataaaatcaataccATATCTGCTCAGACGTCTTAAGCAAATAGGTCACACTCAGCCAAACCTTTTACAGGTCTACCGATCTTACGCTATTAGCCACTTGATATATAGTGCTCCTATTCTCACTTCGTGCAGTGCTGCTGCAAAAAGAGAGATCcaacattttcataa
This genomic interval from Hydra vulgaris chromosome 01, alternate assembly HydraT2T_AEP contains the following:
- the LOC136074618 gene encoding uncharacterized protein LOC136074618, with the protein product MRSLCNKIEIFNQFLIDTNIDIACLTETWLNPSGKQIILSQINNNYTCISTERQDRMGGGTAIFINKKYSDKIEKIKLTTDYSFNLVPKQEIELTIARVYPKLLPRGYSSCLVICAYIPVWSKSEQRNASYQLAQLIEPAITRCTIGNKPLIFLAGDLNGCPTDFICRSHQLIHLNTHSTRKTSILDIILTNAPKCYVSNTLPSFSNSDHLVVVSQPPLNLYKSTRPVPHKVAYRSGRIADTVALIRSTNIEILVDSPYEIQVACNNFYHSILSAQDICQPLKSTTLVNPKPWMTQLIQGLIKERQQLFFSGYKEWKALANRISTLITKRKRIYNRRFTTGKTDFWREISLADKGKITTPISETLANQLNDHFQSVWTGNKQPSLSCFIDREANPPTTPIFTLNNIVNQLSKLKPGSSGPDDLSPFLLKSARFEIASSLCILFNRLIENSYLPDQWKSANITPIPKISNPQSSNDYRPISIASALCKVFERIITIFIVHHTKHIWVSNKQFSFLLGRSTMDATIQIIKDWSHAKDNNKSIYAIFFDFEKAFDLVSHDKLLLKLVNILPSWLTSWIAAYLSNRQQRIKTNDHTTDWKCIEAGVLQGSVLGPILFILFISDINVYLPPETILEKYADDILTYIINDKFPTNLPQSIVDGVALWSKVNGMKLNGPKCKIIRIIPRCSEIQALPSILLNNTELEIVSSHKYLGIMLNENVDWDEQWTKVHNKIKSIPYLLRRLKQIGHTQPNLLQVYRSYAISHLIYSAPILTSCSAAAKREIQHFHKNALQIIGIDVTNSSSFNIIFDIEELLDRICINTLKKILADPCHPITTKLTQTNSRNPNRFPYALNTAKTTTYQKTFIQKYLRILRDGVSDFYLPSNIGSSTTFSMHK